The following proteins come from a genomic window of Bactrocera tryoni isolate S06 chromosome 1, CSIRO_BtryS06_freeze2, whole genome shotgun sequence:
- the LOC120771464 gene encoding carbonic anhydrase 2-like — protein sequence MPGHNEIVGNVNPMSSQEKAPIRKIHQDDHELSLSFLRILKLHSSSSNEKTFGSEWNVKGSEFDYEHQSKWYDDFRQCSFNRQSPIELNSNEAVISYDLPSLKFIHFDVPYKKAVRSENNGHTANIQLPTTRLDSAYIVGGPLQNGTTYIMESLHFHWGSIDSHGSEHVLDSERYSMEMHLLHRNIKYATVEEAREHEDGLAVLAVLYAVNENVTEDFVGLNEVINVLESISEFNRSTEIDNFLLSVLLGDMDVDEFYTYAGSLTTPPCSQAVTWVVFSHPITITPSQMERFRRLSDGHGATLENNYRALQAKGNRSVVLRQKRRVLESSVQSALYWELLNKLKPQGEPVANDGDDGK from the exons ATGCCTGGGCACAACGAAATCGTAGGAAATGTTAATCCGATGAGCTCGCAAGAAAAAGCGCCCATACGTAAAATCCATCAGGATGACCACGAGCTGAGCTTATCCTTTCTTCGCATACTCAAGCTTCACTCGAGCTCCTCCAATGAAAAGACTTTTGGCTCAGAGTGGAATGTAAAAG GCAGTGAGTTCGACTACGAGCATCAATCCAAATGGTATGACGATTTTCGGCAATGCAGCTTTAATCGTCAATCACCGATTGAACTAAACTCTAATGAG GCCGTTATATCATATGACCTACCGTCGTTGAAATTCATACACTTTGACGTGCCCTACAAGAAAGCGGTGCGAAGTGAGAATAACGGACACACGGCGAATATACAATTGCCCACGACGAGACTCGATAGCGCTTACATCGTTGGCGGGCCACTGCAGAACGGCACGACTTACATAATGGAGAGTTTGCACTTTCATTGGGGTTCCATCGACTCGCATGGCTCCGAGCATGTGCTCGACAGTGAACGCTACTCGATGGAAATGCATTTGCTGCATCGGAATATCAAATATGCGACAGTGGAGGAAGCGCGCGAACACGAAGACGGCTTGGCTGTGCTGGCCGTGCTGTACGCGGTGAAT GAAAATGTCACAGAGGATTTCGTCGGCTTGAATGAAGTCATAAATGTTTTGGAATCCATTTCCGAATTCAATCGCTCCACAgaaattgacaattttctgCTCTCCGTTTTACTAGGCGACATGGATGTTGATGAGTTTTACACTTACGCTGGCTCGCTGACTACGCCGCCCTGCTCGCAGGCCGTCACTTGGGTGGTGTTCTCGCATCCCATCACAATTACGCCCAGCCAAATGGAGCGCTTCCGCCGGCTGTCCGATGGTCATGGCGCTACATTGGAGAACAATTATCGCGCGCTGCAGGCGAAGGGTAATCGAAGCGTTGTTCTGCGTCAAAAACGCAGAGTGCTGGAGTCCTCGGTGCAATCGGCGCTCTATTGGGAGCTGTTGAATAAACTCAAGCCGCAGGGAGAGCCAGTTGCGAATGATGGTGATGATGGAAAGTGA
- the LOC120766275 gene encoding probable V-type proton ATPase subunit D 2, protein MQDRVNIFPSRANLVLMKQRIVAASRGLNLLKRRRDALEMKLRELTADLEAAREVVDKVMAEAIFSMAKANFLDADMRACELMQIDKADIYMRIRNARVAGILLPQFQLFVDNPASFPLTGLSRGGEQVEVVRENFQDAVRTLVTLASLEYSVNTLRDGVRHNNMRVNGLEYVVLPRFHNTVNYIRDELEEYEREDFYRLKRSQAKQRSRKEKFALLLKMKHLSAEQKAELEKIEFQRTKSISLPSLVEDFDMKKFDDAADVSDAKEEDSEDGPLY, encoded by the coding sequence ATGCAAGATCGCGTCAACATCTTTCCCTCGCGCGCCAATCTCGTGCTTATGAAACAGCGCATTGTAGCCGCGTCAAGAGGCCTGAATTTGCTCAAGCGGAGACGCGATGCACTCGAAATGAAACTACGCGAACTGACAGCTGATTTGGAAGCCGCTCGCGAAGTAGTGGATAAGGTGATGGCCGAAGCAATATTTTCGATGGCAAAAGCGAACTTCCTCGACGCCGACATGCGGGCCTGCGAACTAATGCAGATCGACAAAGCGGACATTTATATGCGCATAAGAAATGCCAGGGTAGCAGGCATACTGCTGCCACAATTCCAGCTGTTCGTCGATAATCCGGCCAGTTTTCCTTTAACCGGCTTGTCGCGTGGCGGTGAACAAGTGGAAGTCGTGCGTGAGAACTTTCAAGACGCCGTACGTACACTCGTCACACTCGCTTCGCTCGAGTACTCGGTGAATACGCTGCGCGATGGTGTGCGTCACAATAATATGCGGGTCAACGGTTTGGAATATGTGGTGCTGCCGCGTTTTCACAATACCGTTAACTATATACGCGACGAACTGGAGGAATATGAACGTGAAGATTTCTATCGCTTGAAGCGTTCGCAAGCGAAACAACGCAGCCGAAAAGAGAAGTTTGCACTACTGCTCAAGATGAAGCATTTGTCAGCCGAACAGAAGGCCGAACTCGAAAAGATAGAATTTCAGAGAACGAAATCTATTTCGTTACCTAGCCTAGTAGAAGATTTTGATATGAAGAAATTCGATGACGCCGCGGATGTGTCAGATGCAAAAGAGGAGGACAGTGAGGACGGGCCATTATATTGA